Proteins from a genomic interval of Lolium perenne isolate Kyuss_39 chromosome 1, Kyuss_2.0, whole genome shotgun sequence:
- the LOC127342136 gene encoding receptor-like protein 2, with translation MAKCCLLLLFLAFLFSPAASSDTTPCHPDDLHALRAFAGNLTGGGVPLRAAWSGASCCGWEGVGCDAASGRVTALRLPGRGLAGLIPGAPLAELDHLSFLDLSGNSLVGEVPESLQIRLEGLATAARSFATPFTDMPLLYVEERSRRTLDEEPNTITGTNNTVVSGNTNVLSGNDNIVMCGSNNTVSGSNNTIVRGCDNVVAGSNHVVRGSNHVVSENNNVVSGHDNNVSGSFCTVSGNHNTVSGSNNTVSGSYHTVSGSNKVVTGG, from the coding sequence ATGGCGAAGTGCTGCCTGCTGCTGCTCTTCCTGGCGTTCCTCTTTTCGCCGGCGGCGAGCAGCGACACTACGCCGTGCCACCCCGACGACCTCCACGCGCTGCGGGCCTTCGCCGGGAACCTCACCGGCGGTGGCGTCCCCCTCCGCGCCGCGTGGTCCGGCGCCTCGTGCTGCGGCTGGGAAGGTGTGGGCTGCGACGCCGCAAGCGGCCGCGTCACGGCGTTGCGGCTCCCCGGCCGCGGCCTTGCGGGGCTCATCCCAGGAGCACCCTTGGCGGAGCTCGACCACCTTTCCTTCCTGGATCTCTCCGGCAACTCGTTGGTTGGCGAGGTACCCGAGAGTCTGCAGATACGACTCGAGGGCCTCGCCACCGCCGCTCGCTCATTTGCTACGCCTTTCACTGACATGCCATTATTGTATGTGGAGGAGCGTAGCCGCAGAACCCTCGACGAAGAACCAAACACGATAACCGGCACCAACAATACCGTCGTGTCAGGAAACACCAACGTTCTCTCCGGGAACGACAACATTGTCATGTGCGGGAGCAACAACACCGTGTCCGGAAGCAACAACACCATCGTAAGAGGGTGTGACAATGTTGTGGCTGGGAGCAACCACGTCGTGCGTGGGAGCAACCATGTCGTGTCCGAGAACAACAATGTTGTCTCCGGGCATGACAATAATGTGTCGGGGAGCTTCTGTACCGTGTCCGGGAACCACAATACGGTATCTGGGAGCAACAATACCGTGTCTGGGAGCTACCATACCGTATCTGGGAGCAACAAGGTCGTGACAGGGGGTTAA